A region of Rahnella aceris DNA encodes the following proteins:
- a CDS encoding 3-oxoacyl-[acyl-carrier-protein] synthase III C-terminal domain-containing protein codes for MLPLNDLCWLPGRISLRPLSTLESSHNLKTGARKVLERYYSLHTVGMFSGSHTEMLHETLSTLVNENLNIAKGRGYLVYAKTQTHNTFFDDCWLDEIAARCGIGHWEKLTISLNHCASALSAIHLLKNRVIKSQLPMILITGEKAFHCDINKLDNSVMAEIPAAMLLNAGHSPWQIKQTAVRHLSSFYNNHREFPAARRRELFSSLEQDYYDFYLYVLDKFSLTIDHIDAIVPGNIDLPMLRRIADKLNFKGELFTEHISGYGHAYCSDILFNLSSLLKSFEGKRILCVAMGMGITMSCILIEKNENNEVNHVTTSVSR; via the coding sequence ATGTTGCCACTTAATGATTTATGCTGGTTGCCTGGTCGTATCTCTTTAAGGCCATTAAGTACGCTTGAATCATCTCATAATTTAAAAACAGGCGCGCGTAAGGTACTTGAACGTTATTACTCTCTGCACACAGTGGGAATGTTCTCTGGTAGCCATACAGAAATGTTACACGAAACCCTTTCAACTCTGGTGAATGAAAATCTGAATATCGCTAAGGGGCGGGGATATTTGGTCTATGCAAAAACGCAAACGCATAATACTTTTTTTGATGACTGCTGGCTTGATGAGATAGCGGCCCGTTGTGGAATCGGGCATTGGGAAAAATTAACAATTAGTCTCAATCATTGCGCATCGGCTTTGTCGGCGATTCATTTATTAAAGAACCGGGTAATAAAAAGCCAGTTGCCGATGATCCTCATCACCGGTGAAAAGGCTTTCCACTGTGATATTAATAAGCTTGATAATAGTGTTATGGCGGAAATTCCTGCTGCCATGCTCCTCAATGCGGGGCATTCACCGTGGCAAATCAAGCAAACCGCCGTGCGGCATCTGTCTTCATTTTATAATAATCACAGAGAATTTCCGGCTGCCCGACGGCGGGAACTTTTCTCCTCACTCGAACAAGATTATTATGATTTCTATCTTTACGTACTGGATAAGTTTAGCCTTACGATTGACCATATAGATGCGATTGTTCCGGGTAATATAGATTTACCCATGCTCAGGAGAATTGCCGATAAACTGAACTTCAAGGGCGAGCTTTTTACTGAGCATATATCAGGATATGGACACGCTTATTGCTCCGATATTTTATTTAACTTGTCTTCTTTATTAAAGAGCTTCGAAGGTAAAAGAATTCTCTGTGTTGCTATGGGGATGGGGATAACGATGTCCTGTATCCTGATTGAAAAAAACGAAAATAATGAGGTAAACCATGTCACAACTTCTGTCAGCCGTTAA
- a CDS encoding MATE family efflux transporter, translating to MNTSPEMTLLRRNSLSKDIADLLKLAWPMIVVAIAVSFSQNIQTAILGHGKETSSIYLLSMLQPFSFLFLAILECLAITNQVFSARSLNMWSRQKVLAATSLLATLGIVIVALLSGGTALCAPLLQTLLPVAGNAFYSSALPLYFLSMLPFIQLEMCNSALRGQGKSALSMLLVIAYIVLNALICYTGYQVYGLGFNSIIISNALASALLIPVALWLVWRTGRHVEDDRPGAFIPRLSGLLLQVGMPIFASLVVLFFSSLLIFPLIGTLGEQYVAGFLIVTKIRMFIVIPAVACGSALAILINQRLAISSGEELKRLLHRGLAFICIIYLLLTSGVYFTEVSLIKILSGDRIIQDVSSQILLILLPTFFMTSFVASLQALLEQLEQARRVLVLTVIIELLTVITLLVGWDKFSQLQSIMNLIIVFNVVYFIAFGREYWRLANKIGSENVL from the coding sequence ATGAATACTTCACCTGAGATGACGTTGCTACGGCGTAACAGCCTGAGCAAAGATATCGCGGACCTGCTGAAGTTAGCCTGGCCGATGATCGTGGTGGCCATTGCCGTCTCATTTTCGCAAAACATTCAGACCGCGATTCTGGGGCACGGGAAAGAAACCAGTTCAATTTATTTGCTTTCGATGCTCCAGCCGTTCAGTTTCTTATTCCTGGCTATTCTGGAATGCCTGGCTATCACCAATCAGGTTTTCAGTGCCCGTTCGCTGAATATGTGGTCCCGCCAAAAGGTACTGGCGGCGACCTCCCTGCTGGCGACACTGGGCATCGTGATTGTGGCGCTGCTGAGCGGCGGGACGGCGCTTTGCGCTCCTCTTTTGCAAACCCTGTTGCCGGTCGCCGGCAATGCATTTTATTCCTCGGCATTACCGCTCTATTTCCTTTCCATGCTGCCGTTTATTCAGCTTGAGATGTGTAACAGCGCATTGCGCGGGCAGGGAAAAAGCGCGCTAAGCATGCTGTTAGTCATCGCGTATATCGTGCTGAATGCGTTGATCTGCTACACCGGCTATCAGGTTTATGGATTAGGCTTCAATTCGATTATTATTTCCAACGCCCTGGCTTCTGCTCTGCTTATCCCGGTCGCGCTTTGGCTGGTATGGCGTACCGGTCGCCATGTGGAAGATGACCGCCCCGGCGCATTTATTCCGCGTCTCAGCGGGCTTTTGCTTCAGGTTGGGATGCCCATTTTTGCCTCGTTAGTGGTGCTGTTTTTCAGTTCTCTGCTGATATTCCCGTTAATCGGCACCCTGGGTGAGCAATATGTCGCCGGTTTTCTGATTGTGACCAAGATTCGGATGTTTATTGTCATCCCCGCCGTGGCCTGCGGATCCGCGCTGGCGATATTAATTAACCAGCGGCTGGCCATCAGCAGCGGAGAAGAATTAAAACGATTGCTGCACCGTGGGTTAGCCTTTATTTGCATTATTTACCTTCTGCTGACCTCCGGCGTCTATTTCACCGAAGTGAGTCTGATAAAAATTCTGTCCGGTGACCGAATAATTCAGGATGTCAGCAGCCAGATTTTACTGATTCTGTTACCGACGTTTTTCATGACCTCTTTTGTTGCCTCGCTTCAGGCATTGCTGGAACAATTAGAACAGGCCCGGCGGGTATTGGTATTAACCGTTATCATCGAATTGCTGACTGTCATCACCTTGCTGGTGGGATGGGATAAGTTCTCGCAACTGCAAAGTATTATGAATCTGATCATTGTCTTTAATGTGGTGTACTTTATCGCGTTCGGCAGAGAATACTGGCGGCTGGCCAATAAAATAGGAAGTGAGAATGTTTTATAG
- a CDS encoding acyl carrier protein: MSQLLSAVNDALNDVMSAKINITPETDFNEDLDLDSVLFVQFLLTLEEKIPGLMFEPDQINQDAFTTVGKLIQWIEQHLQLESSDV, encoded by the coding sequence ATGTCACAACTTCTGTCAGCCGTTAATGATGCATTAAATGATGTCATGTCTGCAAAAATCAACATCACGCCGGAAACGGATTTTAATGAAGATTTGGATCTCGATTCAGTATTATTTGTGCAGTTCTTATTAACGCTGGAAGAAAAGATCCCCGGCCTGATGTTTGAACCTGATCAAATCAACCAGGATGCCTTCACCACTGTCGGGAAACTTATTCAATGGATTGAACAGCATCTGCAACTGGAGAGCTCTGATGTGTGA
- a CDS encoding alpha/beta fold hydrolase, with protein MFYSFFYPVLLFLSLVHQNYLRVLVIMRLRPTLLMKAKIRPATHYTRACKLISLFDLYSLHAMSSYLSALYALRLFEKTRPLPYKQGEIMLLSRCVQEELYWRKSFVKVFIYPQADPQAEKVLLLHGWDGRSIMLRQMAQRLQEKGYTVFAPDLPAHGISPGKKVSFYDLSRAVMEMEKHYGHFSVIIGHSTGGLIGCMAALQGLLFKRMILIGSPCSYGKMMDRYVRNNKLPRRIAVSMKKLYQRRYGVHPDVIGPELIGSITQPVMILHDKNDLSIELDEAEILSHSLKKSELIVTEGKGHNGALRDPVVFNYISNFLRDTLHEDFSSFHEPKLILRVENNKKWHKKSY; from the coding sequence ATGTTTTATAGCTTCTTTTATCCGGTCCTGTTGTTTTTATCGCTGGTTCACCAAAATTATCTGCGGGTTTTGGTCATTATGCGATTGCGTCCGACGTTACTGATGAAAGCCAAAATAAGGCCTGCGACGCATTATACCCGGGCATGCAAATTAATCAGTTTATTCGACTTATATTCCCTGCATGCCATGTCTTCCTATCTTTCTGCGTTATACGCGTTGCGTCTTTTCGAAAAGACCCGGCCTTTACCCTATAAGCAGGGGGAAATCATGCTGCTCAGTCGCTGCGTGCAGGAGGAGCTTTATTGGCGCAAATCTTTTGTTAAGGTCTTCATTTATCCGCAAGCGGATCCCCAGGCAGAAAAAGTGTTGCTTCTTCACGGGTGGGATGGCCGGAGTATAATGTTACGGCAGATGGCGCAGCGGTTGCAGGAAAAAGGCTATACGGTTTTTGCGCCTGACCTGCCCGCACATGGTATTTCTCCCGGAAAAAAAGTGTCTTTCTATGATCTGTCGCGGGCCGTCATGGAGATGGAAAAGCATTACGGGCACTTCTCTGTGATCATTGGTCATTCGACCGGCGGATTAATTGGCTGCATGGCCGCGCTACAGGGACTGCTTTTTAAACGGATGATTTTAATCGGCAGTCCGTGCAGTTACGGGAAAATGATGGACAGATATGTGCGCAATAATAAACTGCCCAGGCGCATTGCCGTATCGATGAAAAAGCTTTATCAGCGCCGCTATGGTGTCCATCCTGATGTTATTGGTCCCGAGCTTATCGGTTCAATAACGCAACCTGTCATGATATTGCATGATAAGAATGATCTCAGTATTGAACTGGATGAGGCCGAAATACTGAGCCATTCATTGAAGAAAAGTGAATTAATCGTTACAGAGGGAAAGGGCCACAACGGCGCATTACGTGACCCTGTTGTTTTCAATTATATTTCAAACTTTCTGAGGGATACTTTGCATGAGGATTTTTCATCTTTCCATGAACCAAAACTGATATTGCGTGTAGAGAATAATAAAAAATGGCATAAGAAATCTTATTAA